One part of the Janthinobacterium sp. 17J80-10 genome encodes these proteins:
- a CDS encoding peptide chain release factor 3, translated as MSTDSDLPGQDVPELAPALAETTRTVSAVEIAREVKRRRTFGIIAHPDAGKTTLTEKLLLFSGAIQLAGTVKGRKSGRHATSDWMDIEKQRGISVASSVMQFEYRNHVVNLLDTPGHQDFSEDTYRVLTAVDSALMAIDAAKGVEEQTIKLLNVCRMRNTPILTFMNKMDRETRDPLELLDEVESVLKIECAPITWPIGMGKTFRGVYHLMRDEILLFAAGSERADQTFEVIKGINNPRLAEMFPLEIEQLKMEVELVHGASHPFDLEAYLSGKQTPVFFGSAVNNFGVREILDALLEWAPPPRSRDATVRTVAPDEVPFSGFVFKIQANMDSAHRDRIAFLRVCSGHFERGMKIKHLRINREIRVSNVVTFMASSREQVEEAYAGDIIGLPNHGNMQIGDSFSEGELLQFTGIPYFAPDFFRSVRIRNPLKIKQLHKGLQQLGEEGAVQVFKPVHGGDLILGAVGVLQFEVVASRLMNEYGVDAVFEGTSISSARWITSDDKKALAEFEKSVAGNNIAFDAAGNMAYLATSGVNLRHTQERWPQLTFHATREHAVKLE; from the coding sequence ATGTCTACCGATTCCGATCTGCCGGGCCAGGACGTCCCCGAGCTTGCCCCGGCCCTGGCCGAAACAACCCGCACCGTCAGTGCTGTCGAAATTGCGCGTGAAGTCAAGCGCCGCCGCACTTTTGGCATTATTGCCCACCCGGACGCCGGCAAGACGACGTTGACGGAAAAGCTGCTGCTGTTCTCCGGCGCGATCCAGCTGGCCGGCACTGTCAAGGGCAGGAAGAGCGGTCGCCATGCGACCTCGGACTGGATGGATATCGAAAAGCAGCGCGGTATCTCCGTTGCCAGTTCGGTCATGCAGTTCGAGTATCGCAATCATGTGGTCAACCTGCTCGACACGCCAGGCCACCAGGATTTCTCCGAGGATACCTACCGCGTGCTCACGGCAGTGGATTCGGCGCTGATGGCCATCGATGCCGCCAAGGGCGTGGAAGAGCAAACCATCAAGTTGCTGAACGTTTGCCGCATGCGCAATACGCCCATCCTGACATTCATGAACAAGATGGACCGCGAAACCCGCGATCCGCTGGAGCTGCTCGATGAAGTCGAGTCGGTGTTAAAGATCGAATGCGCGCCGATCACCTGGCCGATCGGCATGGGCAAGACATTTCGCGGCGTTTATCACTTGATGCGCGATGAAATTCTGCTGTTTGCGGCAGGCAGTGAACGTGCCGACCAGACGTTCGAGGTGATCAAGGGGATCAATAACCCGCGCCTGGCGGAGATGTTCCCGCTGGAAATCGAGCAGTTGAAGATGGAAGTCGAACTGGTGCATGGGGCTTCGCATCCGTTCGACCTGGAGGCCTATTTGTCAGGCAAGCAAACGCCGGTATTTTTCGGTTCGGCGGTCAATAATTTCGGTGTGCGTGAAATTCTTGATGCCTTGCTGGAATGGGCGCCGCCGCCACGTTCGCGCGACGCCACCGTACGCACCGTCGCACCGGACGAGGTGCCGTTTTCCGGCTTCGTCTTCAAGATCCAGGCCAATATGGATTCGGCGCACCGCGACCGCATCGCCTTCCTGCGCGTGTGCTCGGGGCACTTCGAGCGCGGCATGAAGATCAAGCACTTGCGCATCAATCGCGAAATCCGCGTGTCCAACGTGGTGACCTTCATGGCGTCGAGCCGGGAACAGGTGGAAGAAGCCTATGCGGGTGACATCATCGGCTTGCCCAACCACGGCAACATGCAGATCGGCGACAGCTTTTCCGAAGGCGAATTGCTGCAGTTCACTGGCATTCCCTACTTTGCACCGGATTTCTTCCGCAGCGTGCGCATCCGCAACCCGCTGAAGATCAAGCAATTGCACAAGGGCTTGCAGCAGCTGGGGGAGGAGGGCGCGGTGCAGGTCTTCAAGCCCGTCCATGGCGGCGACCTGATCCTGGGCGCAGTCGGCGTGCTGCAGTTTGAAGTGGTGGCCAGCCGCCTGATGAACGAATACGGGGTGGATGCCGTCTTTGAAGGCACCAGCATCAGCAGCGCGCGCTGGATTACCAGTGACGACAAAAAAGCCCTTGCTGAATTTGAGAAATCTGTTGCCGGGAATAACATTGCCTTTGATGCTGCTGGCAACATGGCCTATCTGGCGACATCTGGCGTTAATTTGCGTCATACTCAAGAGCGTTGGCCGCAACTGACTTTCCATGCGACACGCGAGCACGCTGTCAAGCTCGAGTAA
- a CDS encoding sugar O-acetyltransferase yields MKTEKEKMLAGELYDASDPQLGAERERCRDLCLEFNGTREAETDNRRRILSALFGKEADVWIQPPFFCDYGANIVLGDKVFFNFNCVVLDVAQVIIGNNVLFGPAVQIYTATHPMDHVTRAAGLESGMPVTIGSDVWVGGGAIICPGINIGDRSVIGAGSVVVHDVPADTFVAGNPARVIRHLNNYEI; encoded by the coding sequence ATGAAAACTGAAAAAGAAAAGATGCTCGCCGGCGAGCTTTACGATGCATCGGATCCACAGCTCGGCGCGGAGCGCGAGCGTTGCCGGGATCTTTGCCTGGAGTTCAATGGAACGCGCGAAGCCGAAACAGACAATCGCCGGCGCATCTTGAGCGCACTCTTCGGCAAGGAGGCCGATGTATGGATTCAGCCGCCGTTTTTTTGCGACTATGGCGCAAACATTGTCTTGGGCGATAAAGTCTTTTTCAACTTCAATTGTGTCGTTCTCGATGTTGCCCAGGTTATCATCGGCAATAACGTGCTTTTCGGGCCCGCCGTGCAGATTTATACGGCAACGCATCCGATGGATCATGTCACCCGCGCCGCCGGACTGGAATCCGGCATGCCGGTGACGATCGGCTCCGATGTGTGGGTTGGCGGCGGTGCTATCATCTGCCCGGGCATCAATATCGGCGACAGGTCCGTCATCGGCGCCGGCAGTGTCGTCGTACATGACGTTCCTGCGGATACTTTTGTCGCAGGTAATCCTGCGCGTGTCATCAGACATTTGAACAACTACGAAATTTAA
- a CDS encoding DNA/RNA non-specific endonuclease, which yields MGLLLAASQAVAGPIAPECAAHFASGVAPELAKETLRDKTRLLCFEGFAVLHSGVSRTPLWSAEFLTAPRLGQARMLKRKNAYHEEARLPFWQRAELDDYTRSGFDRGHLSPSGNMTTDQEQYESFSLANIIPQHPRNNQVLWEGIEHSTRELVFERGALYVVTGPIFEGEMLERINGRVLVPSHVFKAIYDPAGGQAGAYVAANAAGLNYEVVSIDALERRLGITLFPQLRSDIKTVAMALPRPQPYKYRSQGKTMPSSGNHPIMR from the coding sequence TTGGGCCTGCTGCTCGCTGCCAGCCAGGCGGTCGCCGGTCCGATCGCGCCGGAGTGCGCGGCCCATTTCGCCAGTGGCGTTGCGCCAGAGCTGGCAAAAGAGACTCTGCGCGACAAAACCCGTCTGCTGTGTTTCGAAGGTTTTGCGGTCCTGCATTCAGGCGTATCGCGCACGCCCCTGTGGTCGGCGGAATTTCTTACGGCGCCGCGCCTTGGCCAGGCGCGCATGCTGAAGCGCAAAAATGCCTATCATGAGGAAGCTCGCCTGCCCTTTTGGCAACGCGCCGAGCTGGACGACTATACCCGCTCGGGGTTTGACCGTGGGCATCTGAGCCCTTCCGGGAACATGACGACCGACCAGGAGCAGTATGAAAGCTTTTCCCTGGCAAACATCATTCCGCAACACCCCAGGAACAACCAGGTCCTGTGGGAAGGCATCGAACACAGCACGCGCGAACTGGTCTTCGAGCGCGGCGCACTCTATGTTGTTACCGGCCCGATCTTCGAGGGCGAAATGCTGGAACGGATCAATGGCCGGGTGCTTGTGCCATCTCATGTTTTCAAGGCAATATATGATCCAGCCGGGGGCCAAGCCGGCGCGTATGTCGCCGCCAATGCGGCAGGATTGAATTACGAGGTGGTCAGCATCGACGCACTGGAAAGACGCCTCGGCATCACGCTGTTTCCGCAATTGCGCAGCGATATCAAGACCGTCGCCATGGCGCTGCCGCGACCCCAACCCTACAAATACCGCAGCCAGGGCAAGACGATGCCCAGCTCGGGCAATCATCCGATCATGAGGTAA
- a CDS encoding 2Fe-2S iron-sulfur cluster binding domain-containing protein, whose protein sequence is MSFFQGCILPDGQTFDAEADQSLLKSMEQGSISWPMSCQAGTCRTCIGQLLEGEVRYEMEWPGLSAEEKREGWILPCVAYPVGNVVLKDPLAD, encoded by the coding sequence ATGTCTTTTTTTCAGGGTTGCATTTTGCCTGACGGCCAAACCTTTGATGCCGAGGCTGACCAAAGCTTGCTCAAGTCGATGGAACAGGGAAGCATTTCCTGGCCCATGTCATGTCAGGCAGGCACGTGCCGCACTTGCATCGGGCAGTTGCTGGAGGGCGAAGTACGCTACGAAATGGAGTGGCCCGGACTCAGCGCCGAAGAAAAGCGGGAAGGCTGGATCCTTCCCTGTGTGGCCTACCCAGTGGGCAATGTCGTATTGAAAGACCCATTGGCCGACTGA
- a CDS encoding FixH family protein: MEAIFTTEKPKGTRWYKEPWMLLVLGGPAIVIIASLYMAFLAYSGADSVIAPDYYKRGLAINQDIRADLAARERNLEAGLKIDESTRAVTLRLTGKGELPPTVELRLARAAGKGNEEIVFKVNLVQSAAGVYIGKLDWPGELDANAAAMWQVNLKGSEWRLASAWYGPIHTAVSIKPAA, translated from the coding sequence ATGGAAGCCATATTCACGACCGAAAAGCCCAAGGGTACGCGCTGGTACAAGGAGCCCTGGATGCTGCTGGTGCTTGGCGGCCCTGCCATCGTCATCATCGCCAGCCTCTACATGGCTTTTTTAGCGTACAGCGGCGCCGACAGCGTCATCGCTCCCGACTATTACAAACGTGGCCTGGCAATCAACCAGGATATCCGGGCCGATCTGGCGGCGCGCGAGCGCAATCTGGAAGCCGGACTGAAAATTGATGAATCCACCCGCGCCGTGACGCTGCGGCTGACAGGGAAGGGCGAGCTGCCGCCGACAGTGGAGCTGCGGCTGGCTCGCGCCGCTGGCAAGGGCAACGAGGAAATCGTCTTCAAGGTGAACCTGGTGCAGTCTGCCGCCGGCGTCTACATCGGCAAGCTCGACTGGCCGGGCGAGCTGGATGCAAACGCCGCCGCCATGTGGCAGGTAAACCTCAAAGGCAGCGAATGGCGCCTCGCATCCGCCTGGTACGGACCGATCCATACGGCAGTCTCGATCAAGCCTGCAGCTTGA
- the ccoG gene encoding cytochrome c oxidase accessory protein CcoG: METSPLKQYSQQEIEQSLYEVRKKIYPRALTGWFATWRWVLVWFTQIIFYGGPWLTWNDRQAVLFDLASRKFYIFGLVLWPQDFIYLAVLLVISALALFLFTAVGGRLFCGYACPQTVYTEIFMWVERKIEGERSARIRLDREPLSARKVTLKGAKHLVWGAIALWTGFTFVGYFTPIHLLAQELMQFALGPWETFWILFYGFATYGNAGWMREQVCKYMCPYARFQSAMFDKDTLTVTYDVTRGEPRGPRSKQVKPAEVGLGDCIDCGICVQVCPTGIDIREGLQYECIGCAACIDGCDQVMEKMNYPKGLIRYTTEHAMTNQLGKRDIWRRVFRTRTLVYFSILGAIVLTAATSLALRQPLKVDVIRDRGMPRVTDDGSVDNVYRLQMMNAEENPNRYVITVQGIDGATIISDSQIDVAAASTRAVPVRVRVPSGAAQPGSNRIKFIIQDTDNASVKITEKAVFLVPR, from the coding sequence ATGGAAACCTCACCGCTCAAGCAGTATTCCCAGCAAGAAATCGAGCAAAGCCTGTATGAAGTCCGCAAGAAGATTTATCCGCGGGCACTGACGGGCTGGTTTGCAACCTGGCGCTGGGTACTGGTGTGGTTTACCCAAATTATCTTCTATGGCGGCCCCTGGCTGACCTGGAACGATCGTCAGGCCGTATTGTTCGACCTGGCTTCCCGTAAGTTCTATATCTTCGGCCTGGTGCTGTGGCCGCAAGATTTCATTTATCTTGCTGTCCTGCTGGTCATTTCGGCGCTGGCGCTGTTCCTGTTTACCGCAGTGGGCGGCCGGCTGTTCTGCGGCTATGCCTGTCCGCAAACGGTGTATACCGAAATCTTCATGTGGGTCGAGCGCAAGATCGAGGGCGAGCGCAGCGCCCGCATCCGGCTCGACCGCGAGCCGCTTTCGGCGCGTAAAGTCACCCTCAAGGGCGCCAAGCACCTCGTGTGGGGCGCCATCGCACTCTGGACCGGCTTTACCTTCGTCGGCTACTTCACGCCGATCCACCTCCTGGCCCAGGAACTCATGCAATTTGCGCTCGGCCCGTGGGAAACTTTCTGGATCCTGTTCTACGGCTTTGCCACTTACGGCAACGCCGGCTGGATGCGCGAGCAGGTGTGCAAATACATGTGCCCGTACGCGCGTTTCCAGAGCGCAATGTTCGACAAGGATACCCTGACGGTTACCTACGACGTCACCCGCGGCGAGCCGCGCGGCCCGCGCAGCAAGCAGGTCAAGCCTGCTGAAGTGGGCCTGGGCGACTGCATCGACTGCGGCATCTGCGTGCAGGTCTGCCCGACCGGCATCGACATCCGCGAAGGCTTGCAGTATGAATGCATCGGCTGCGCAGCCTGTATCGATGGCTGCGACCAGGTGATGGAAAAAATGAACTATCCGAAAGGATTGATCCGTTACACCACCGAGCATGCAATGACCAACCAGCTCGGCAAGCGCGACATCTGGCGCCGCGTTTTCCGCACGCGCACCCTGGTGTACTTCAGCATTCTCGGCGCGATCGTGCTCACGGCAGCGACGTCGCTGGCCTTGCGCCAGCCGCTCAAGGTCGACGTCATCCGCGACCGCGGCATGCCGCGCGTAACCGACGACGGCTCGGTCGATAACGTCTACCGCCTTCAGATGATGAATGCCGAGGAAAACCCGAACCGTTATGTGATCACGGTGCAGGGCATCGATGGCGCGACCATCATCTCGGATTCGCAGATTGACGTGGCCGCAGCTTCTACACGGGCGGTTCCGGTGCGGGTGCGGGTGCCATCAGGCGCAGCGCAGCCTGGCTCGAACCGTATCAAGTTCATCATCCAGGACACGGACAACGCAAGCGTGAAAATCACGGAAAAAGCGGTATTCCTGGTGCCGCGCTAG
- a CDS encoding DUF1304 domain-containing protein, whose protein sequence is MSIVANVVVAIVAALHVYFLVLEMFLWDKPVGLKAFGQSLEKARESKVLAANQGLYNGFLAAGLVWGLFLGAEGTGIKVFFLSCVLIAGLYGAATASRKILFVQAIPAAIGLALVLLT, encoded by the coding sequence ATGTCTATCGTCGCTAATGTCGTGGTCGCAATCGTCGCAGCCTTGCACGTCTACTTCCTCGTGTTGGAGATGTTCCTTTGGGATAAGCCGGTTGGCTTGAAGGCATTCGGCCAATCACTCGAAAAGGCCCGGGAATCGAAAGTACTCGCCGCTAACCAGGGTCTCTACAATGGCTTTCTTGCTGCAGGCCTTGTCTGGGGTCTGTTTCTTGGCGCCGAGGGTACGGGCATCAAGGTGTTCTTTCTATCCTGCGTCTTGATAGCCGGATTGTATGGTGCTGCCACGGCGAGCCGAAAGATCCTTTTCGTACAAGCAATCCCGGCGGCAATTGGCTTGGCGCTTGTTCTGCTGACCTGA
- a CDS encoding sulfite exporter TauE/SafE family protein has protein sequence MLNIPLISAVATAGLLGGLHCAGMCGGMATLLGSAGRRQDGSRTIPIVPAPAGATSQARPSACASQPAAAGWRHTAWLHAGRISTYGLMGAVVGLLGAAGLMLKPIMPVHTVLFVFGNLALIWLGLRLAGYAPLEGTLSGMGGRLAALVPARFSPVAQAGRHPFLSGMAWGCLPCGLVYGVLPFALLSGDAWSGAVLMVVFGLAALPHLLLAQGAAQWLHGRRVPLAAKVVGALALIGLGVYGLLHLSDPSAISPLFCITPAH, from the coding sequence ATGCTGAACATTCCCCTGATTAGCGCAGTTGCCACCGCCGGGCTGCTTGGCGGCTTGCACTGCGCCGGCATGTGCGGCGGCATGGCAACCTTGCTGGGATCGGCGGGGCGCCGCCAGGACGGCAGCCGCACCATACCGATCGTGCCGGCTCCTGCCGGCGCGACTTCACAGGCAAGGCCTTCGGCATGTGCTTCGCAACCGGCGGCTGCCGGCTGGCGCCATACCGCCTGGCTGCATGCGGGCCGGATTTCTACCTACGGACTCATGGGTGCGGTGGTAGGACTGCTCGGTGCAGCAGGATTGATGTTAAAGCCCATCATGCCGGTGCATACCGTCCTGTTCGTTTTTGGCAACCTGGCACTGATCTGGCTGGGGTTGCGCCTGGCAGGCTATGCGCCGCTGGAGGGAACGCTGTCCGGGATGGGCGGCAGGCTGGCGGCACTGGTGCCGGCGCGCTTCTCGCCAGTGGCGCAGGCCGGCCGGCATCCTTTTTTGAGCGGCATGGCCTGGGGTTGCCTGCCTTGCGGGCTGGTGTATGGCGTGCTGCCGTTTGCGCTGCTGTCAGGCGACGCCTGGTCGGGCGCGGTGCTGATGGTGGTGTTCGGCCTGGCGGCCTTGCCGCATCTGCTGCTTGCGCAGGGCGCAGCGCAGTGGCTGCATGGGCGGCGTGTGCCGTTGGCAGCAAAAGTAGTCGGGGCGCTGGCCCTGATCGGCTTAGGTGTGTATGGCCTGCTTCACCTTTCTGATCCTTCCGCGATTTCTCCGCTGTTTTGCATCACCCCGGCGCATTGA
- a CDS encoding methyl-accepting chemotaxis protein — protein sequence MKLANWKIGTRLGLGFTLVLALMLALVAIAVTGASVLEKSTRDLLDKEWVKVEAANMINVYTRANANLTMELFFSSSRTQRDNRREKIEGNKKAIAEALGTLDKLVILPKGQEMLTRIKQQRGQFVASFTRVDRLIEDDRKTEAQDLLTAETLPALETLQAAVNDLAGFQKQLAESRANDVSQLVERATILVVSLGGGALLLAVVLAWLITRSITRPIHAAVNAASAVAAGDLCRHIEVTSTDETGQLLGALKSMNDSLATIVGHVRSGTDTVSTASAQIAAGTLDLSSRTEAQAGSLEETAAAMEELTSTVKQNADNATQANTLASSACEVARKGGKVVAEVVATMDMINQSSRKIADIIGVIDGIAFQTNILALNAAVEAARAGEQGRGFAVVATEVRSLAQRSATAAREIKGLIGESMERVDAGCQLVGQAGSTMDEILVSIRHVTDIMGEIASASVEQTSGIGQISRAISQMDQVTQQNSALVEESAAAAESLKEEARNLAQAVSVFKFDQAALLAPVAVTTRAYAAAVPSSDSRQMKLARSAGSLRLSAA from the coding sequence ATGAAATTGGCAAACTGGAAAATCGGCACACGCCTGGGGCTGGGTTTTACCCTGGTATTGGCATTGATGCTGGCACTGGTTGCAATAGCGGTCACCGGCGCATCGGTACTGGAAAAATCCACCCGAGACCTGCTCGACAAGGAATGGGTAAAGGTTGAAGCGGCAAATATGATCAATGTCTACACGCGGGCGAACGCAAACCTGACCATGGAATTATTTTTTTCCAGCAGTCGGACGCAGCGCGACAATCGCCGCGAAAAAATTGAAGGCAACAAGAAAGCCATTGCCGAGGCCCTAGGCACGCTGGACAAGCTGGTGATCTTGCCCAAAGGCCAGGAAATGCTTACCCGGATAAAGCAGCAACGCGGGCAGTTCGTCGCTTCGTTTACCCGGGTTGACCGGCTGATCGAGGATGACCGGAAGACCGAGGCCCAGGACCTTTTGACTGCGGAAACGCTGCCGGCGCTCGAGACACTGCAGGCGGCCGTCAATGACCTGGCAGGTTTCCAGAAACAGCTGGCGGAAAGCCGGGCCAACGATGTGTCGCAACTGGTAGAGCGCGCGACGATCCTGGTGGTTTCACTGGGCGGCGGCGCACTGCTGCTTGCCGTGGTGCTGGCGTGGCTGATCACCCGGTCCATCACGCGCCCCATCCACGCCGCCGTCAACGCGGCAAGCGCGGTTGCCGCAGGCGACCTGTGCCGGCACATCGAAGTGACATCGACTGACGAAACCGGCCAGCTTCTCGGCGCGCTCAAATCGATGAACGACAGCCTGGCGACAATTGTCGGCCATGTGCGCAGCGGCACCGATACGGTTTCCACCGCATCCGCACAGATCGCAGCAGGGACACTGGACTTGTCTTCCCGCACGGAAGCGCAGGCCGGCTCGCTGGAAGAGACCGCAGCCGCCATGGAAGAACTGACCTCGACGGTGAAACAGAACGCCGATAACGCGACCCAGGCCAATACGCTGGCATCATCAGCTTGCGAAGTCGCGCGCAAAGGCGGCAAAGTCGTGGCAGAAGTCGTCGCCACCATGGACATGATCAACCAGTCTTCGAGAAAAATTGCCGACATTATCGGCGTCATCGACGGCATCGCGTTCCAGACCAATATCCTGGCGCTGAACGCCGCAGTGGAAGCGGCCAGGGCTGGTGAACAGGGGCGCGGCTTTGCCGTGGTTGCAACCGAGGTACGCAGCCTGGCGCAGCGCTCGGCGACCGCCGCCAGGGAAATCAAGGGACTGATCGGCGAATCCATGGAGAGAGTCGATGCTGGCTGCCAGCTGGTCGGGCAAGCCGGCAGCACTATGGATGAAATCCTTGTCAGCATCCGCCATGTCACCGACATCATGGGTGAAATTGCATCTGCAAGCGTTGAGCAAACCAGCGGGATTGGCCAGATCAGCCGGGCGATCAGCCAGATGGATCAGGTCACGCAGCAAAACTCGGCACTGGTCGAGGAATCTGCCGCCGCCGCCGAATCGCTCAAGGAGGAGGCGCGCAACCTGGCGCAGGCCGTGTCGGTATTCAAGTTCGACCAGGCTGCTCTGCTTGCGCCTGTGGCAGTGACGACCAGGGCCTATGCTGCCGCAGTACCGTCATCCGACTCGCGCCAGATGAAATTGGCGCGCAGTGCGGGCAGCCTGCGGCTCAGTGCCGCCTAG
- a CDS encoding rhodanese-like domain-containing protein: MTTAADILISAHKRAQDASLPYAGAVTPQQAYDLLQADPAVKLVDVRTAAERDWVGRVALPAAQHHAVQWNLYPEGVHNPDFLAQLAEFAGKGDTLLFLCRSGVRSRHAAKLATEQGYKHCYDILEGFEGDKNEQGHRKAVSGWCKASLPWIGA, encoded by the coding sequence ATGACGACAGCTGCTGACATTCTCATTTCTGCACACAAACGCGCGCAGGACGCCAGCCTGCCCTATGCCGGCGCAGTCACTCCCCAGCAAGCCTACGACCTTTTGCAAGCCGATCCCGCAGTCAAGCTGGTGGATGTGCGTACCGCCGCCGAACGCGACTGGGTTGGCCGTGTGGCCTTGCCTGCGGCACAGCACCATGCCGTGCAATGGAACCTGTATCCGGAGGGCGTGCACAATCCGGATTTCCTCGCGCAACTCGCCGAATTCGCCGGCAAGGGCGACACCCTGTTATTCCTGTGCCGTTCGGGCGTGCGTTCGCGCCACGCCGCCAAGCTGGCAACCGAACAGGGATACAAGCATTGCTATGACATCCTCGAAGGCTTTGAGGGCGACAAGAATGAACAGGGCCATCGCAAGGCCGTCTCGGGCTGGTGCAAGGCCAGCCTGCCCTGGATCGGCGCCTGA
- a CDS encoding TAXI family TRAP transporter solute-binding subunit, with protein sequence MPKIFSSFTRFSLRDLIVTAGPVTLLVVGLCIVAYRLVDPSPPKNVVMSTGQENSAYEAFGKKYAAVLAQQGIHVDLRDSPGSQENLQRLRNPESGVDIAFVQSGSTEQAEAERQGLVSLGSLFTEPVWIFIRGKKPVTELGQLRGLKINVGPDGTGVPQLFKSLLDVNNIEAAEVRLGTLENTPATVKLLAGRIDGVVFSSAPDAPLIQMLLQTPGIQLVDFPQAEAYTRRFPFLSHVVLPRGIADLGKNLPARNYHLIAPTATLVAREDLHPALVDLFVRAAAGIHGGAGWFNAQRAFPTASYTEIPVARDAERYYKSGPTFFDRYLPFWLANFFSRMWVVIIALGALALPLSRIVPPLYVWKVRSRVYRWYGKLRAVEQAIEGVPAEQRAEVYQAQLQRLGEIEEKANHISIPLSYAEELYGLRSHINFVRKRIMWLMQEHGGNGAGLIQEPPGGA encoded by the coding sequence ATGCCGAAAATCTTTTCTTCCTTTACCCGTTTTTCCCTGCGCGACCTGATCGTGACGGCCGGACCCGTAACACTGCTGGTCGTCGGCTTATGCATCGTTGCCTACCGCCTGGTGGATCCGTCGCCGCCAAAAAATGTCGTCATGTCTACTGGCCAGGAAAACAGTGCCTATGAAGCCTTCGGCAAGAAATACGCGGCAGTGCTGGCGCAGCAGGGCATTCACGTCGACTTGCGCGATTCGCCGGGGTCGCAGGAAAACCTGCAGCGCCTGCGCAACCCGGAGTCCGGGGTCGATATCGCCTTCGTGCAAAGCGGCTCGACCGAGCAGGCCGAAGCCGAGCGGCAGGGGCTGGTGTCACTGGGGAGCTTGTTTACCGAGCCTGTGTGGATTTTCATACGCGGCAAAAAACCAGTGACGGAACTGGGCCAGCTGCGTGGCCTGAAGATCAATGTGGGGCCGGACGGCACAGGCGTGCCGCAGCTTTTCAAAAGTCTGCTGGACGTGAATAACATCGAGGCGGCAGAAGTCAGGCTCGGTACCCTGGAGAACACGCCTGCCACTGTTAAATTGCTAGCCGGACGGATTGATGGGGTGGTGTTCAGTTCAGCCCCGGATGCGCCGCTGATCCAGATGCTCTTGCAAACGCCAGGCATCCAGCTGGTGGATTTTCCGCAAGCCGAAGCCTATACGCGGCGGTTTCCATTCCTGTCGCATGTGGTGCTGCCCCGCGGGATCGCCGATCTCGGCAAGAACCTGCCGGCGCGCAATTACCACCTGATTGCGCCGACCGCGACCCTGGTAGCGCGCGAAGACTTGCACCCGGCCCTGGTGGACCTGTTCGTGCGGGCGGCGGCGGGTATCCATGGCGGCGCGGGCTGGTTCAATGCACAGCGGGCTTTTCCGACGGCCAGCTATACCGAGATCCCGGTGGCGCGCGATGCCGAACGCTATTACAAGAGTGGGCCGACTTTTTTCGATCGTTACCTGCCGTTCTGGCTGGCGAATTTCTTTAGCCGCATGTGGGTGGTGATCATTGCTCTGGGCGCCCTGGCGTTGCCCTTGTCGCGGATCGTGCCGCCGCTGTATGTCTGGAAGGTACGCTCGCGCGTCTATCGCTGGTACGGCAAGCTGCGCGCGGTGGAGCAGGCAATCGAGGGCGTGCCGGCGGAACAGCGTGCCGAGGTGTATCAGGCGCAATTGCAGCGCTTGGGCGAAATCGAGGAAAAGGCCAACCATATCTCGATTCCGCTATCCTATGCAGAGGAGCTCTACGGCTTGCGCAGCCATATCAATTTCGTGCGCAAGCGCATCATGTGGCTGATGCAGGAACACGGCGGCAACGGCGCCGGCCTCATTCAGGAGCCCCCCGGCGGCGCCTGA